One Mycolicibacterium pulveris genomic region harbors:
- a CDS encoding precorrin-8X methylmutase — MLDYIRDAAEIYRQSFATIRAEADLARFPADVARVVVRLIHTCGQVDVAEHVAYSDGVVAKAHAALAAGAPVLCDSSMVAAGITKSRLPADNEVVSLVADPGARELAARVGTTRSAAAVDLWADRLGGAVLAIGNAPTALFRLLELLDDGAPTPAAVLGGPVGFVGSAQSKQELIDHPRGMSYLVVTGRRGGSAMAAAAVNAIATEEE, encoded by the coding sequence GTGCTCGACTACATTCGCGACGCCGCCGAGATCTACCGGCAGTCGTTTGCGACCATCCGCGCCGAGGCCGACCTGGCGCGCTTCCCCGCCGACGTCGCCAGGGTGGTCGTGCGGCTGATCCACACGTGCGGTCAGGTCGACGTCGCCGAGCATGTCGCCTACAGCGACGGTGTGGTCGCCAAGGCCCACGCCGCGCTCGCCGCGGGCGCACCGGTGCTGTGCGACTCGTCGATGGTGGCCGCCGGCATCACGAAATCCCGGCTGCCCGCCGACAACGAGGTGGTCTCGCTGGTCGCCGACCCCGGCGCGCGCGAGCTGGCGGCCCGGGTCGGCACCACCCGCTCGGCCGCCGCGGTGGACCTGTGGGCCGACCGCCTCGGCGGTGCCGTGCTGGCCATCGGCAACGCGCCGACCGCGTTGTTCCGGCTGCTCGAGCTCCTCGACGACGGCGCGCCCACCCCGGCGGCGGTGCTGGGCGGTCCGGTCGGTTTCGTCGGGTCGGCACAGTCCAAGCAGGAACTCATCGACCACCCGCGCGGGATGTCCTATCTCGTCGTGACGGGTCGGCGCGGCGGCAGCGCGATGGCCGCCGCGGCCGTGAACGCGATCGCCACCGAAGAAGAATGA